A region of the Pyxidicoccus trucidator genome:
GCTCGGCGGCGGGCAGGGCGCTCAGGTCCACGCGCTCCAAGGAGAGGGGCGAGGGAGACGCGATGACCTGGAGGGGCTGGCCAGCCTCGGAGGGGAAGGAGGTGCGCAGCACTTCGTGACGGCGCACCAGCTCGGTGAGGCTGCGCTCCAGGGCAGCCGTGTCCAGCGTGCCTTCCAGGCGCAGCGGCGCGGGCATGTTGTACAGCGCGCTGTCGGGGATGAACTGATCGAGGAACCACAGGCGCTGCTGGGCGAAGGACAGCGGCAGCGCGCCCGTCCTTTCGACGGGCAGGAGGGAAGGCAGCTTCGGCCCGAGTCCCTCACGCGCGAGGGTGTCGATGGAGGCGGCGAGGGCTTCGAGGGTGGGTGCCGCGAAGAGGGCGCTGATGGGCAGGTCCACGCCGAAGGTGGCGCGGATGCGGGAGATGACCTGGGTGGCCAGCAGGGAGTGGCCGCCCAGCTCGAAGAAGTTGTCGCGGGCTCCGACGCGAGTGGCCTTCAGCAGCAGACTCCACTGGAAGGCCAGGAGCTGCTCGGTGGGCGTGCGCGGGGCGACGAACTCGACGCTGGCGGTGAGCGCTCCGTCCGGAGCGGGCAGGGCCTTCCTATCGAGCTTGCCGCTGGAGTTGAGGGGCAGGGCCTCCATGGAGACGAAGGCCGAGGGGACCATGTACTCGGGCAGACGCTGCTTGAGGGCGTCGCGCAGGGCGCTGGAGTCGGGAGCCTGCGTTCCGGAGGGCGCCACGACGTAGGCGACCAGGCGCTTGTCGCCGGATGCGGAGTCCTCACGCACCACAACGACGGCCTGGCGCACCTGGGGGTGCAGCTCGAGGGCGGCTTCGATTTCACCCAGCTCGATGCGCAGGCCACGCACCTTCACCTGGAAGTCGAGGCGGCCCAGGTACTCGATGTTGCCGTCAGCCAGCCAGCGAGCCTTGTCGCCGGTGCGGTAGAGGCGGGCGCCGGGCTCGGAGGCGAAGGGGTCTGGGATGAAGCGCTCTGCGGTGAGCTCGGGGCGGGCAAGGTAGCCGCGGCCCACCTGGACGCCGCCGATGAAGAGCTCGCCGGGCACGCCCGTGGGGACGGGACGCAGGTTCGCATCGAGGAGGCGGATGAGGGTGTTGGAGATGGGCCTGCCGATGGGGATGGAGCGGAGGCCGTGCTGGGGCAGGCAGTGGAAGGAGGTGACGTCGACGGCGGCCTCGGTGGGGCCGTAGAGGTTGTGCAGCTGGGCGGAGGGCAGGCGCTGCAGGCAGCGCTGAGTGAGCTCAGGGGAGAGGGCCTCACCACTGCACACCACGCGACGCAGGCTGGAGCATTGCTCCAGGCCCTGCTGCTCCAGGAAGTGCTGGAGCATGGAGGGGACGAAGTGGGTGGTGGTGACGCGCTGCTCGGAGATGAGCCGAACGAGGTAGTCGGGCTCCTGGTGGCCGCCGGGGCGGGCGACGACGAGGCGGGCGCCCACCATGAGAGGCCAGAAGAACTCCCAGACGGAGACGTCGAAGCTGTAGGGCGTCTTCTGCAGGACGACATCGTCTGCGCCGAGGCCGTAGGCGTGCTGCATCCAGAGCAGGCGGTTGCAGACGGCACGGTGGGCGTTCATGGCGCCCTTGGGGCGGCCGGTGGAGCCCGAGGTGAAGATGACGTAGGCGAGGGAGTCGGGCAGCACGCGGACGTCGGGCGCGTGAGTGGGCAGGCCGCGCAGCGCTTCGTCACCCAGGGCGAGGGGCACCATGGCGGCCCCCGGTGCCTCCGGGAGGCGAGCCAGCAGGGTGGGTTGGGCGAGGAGGACGGCGGGACGAGAGTCCTCGAGCATCCACTCCAAGCGCTCGCGAGGGTAGGAGGGGTCGAGGGGGACGTAGGCGCCGCCAGCCTTGAGGATGGCGAAGAGGCCCACGACGAGTTCGAGAGAGCGCTCCGCGGCCAGGCCAACGCGGACCTCGGGACCGACGCCCAGGGAGCGCAGGCGCCAGGCGAGCTGGTTGGCGCGCTCGTCGAGCTGTCGGTAGGAGAGCCAGGAGTCCTCGAAGCCAAGGGCGGGCGCGTCTGGCGTGCGCCGCACCTGGGCCTCGAAGAGGTGGTGGATGCAGGTGTCGGCCGGGAACTCGGCGGCCGTGTCATTCCACTCCACGAGCACCTGGTGGCGCTCGGCGTCGGAGAGTAGCGAGACGTCGCCCAGGCGGGAGGCGGAGCTCAGCGAGAGCAGGGCATCGCGCCAGTGCCCGAGCAACCGCTGAATGGAAGCGGACTCGAAGCGGGGCGAGTCGTAGACGGCCCGCAGGCGCAGGGCCTGTCCGGGAAGGACGGAGAGGGTGAGCGGGTAGTTGGTGCGCTCGTAGCCTTGGACGTCCTTCACCTGGAGCGAGGAGGAGGAATCCAGCAGCGAGGCATCGACCGGGTAGTTCTCGACGACGAGCAGGGACTCGAAGAGGGACGCGCCGCGAGGTACCTGGCTGAGGGCCTGGACCTGGACGAGCGGCGAGTGCTCGTACTGGCGAAGCTCGAGCTGCTGGGCCTGGAGCGACTGGAGCCAGGGCCGCAGGGACGAGCT
Encoded here:
- a CDS encoding non-ribosomal peptide synthetase; the protein is RFLHHLRALISLRASEDARRFSPGDFPLAALSQQSLDTLLRQAGSDVEDVYPLSATQQGMLFHALLSPSSSTYFEQLSWTVTSSLDLHAFMRAWQACLQLHTILRSSFHWEGLDTPLQVVHSHVELPFELLDWSELSASEQHARFEELLLQDRQRGFELRRAPLMRLTAVRLAENSVRFCWSHHHLLVDGWSLGVLMKEVFSLYDAFRSGSSPLPAGRPPFRDYIAWLQRRDASADESFWRTFLDGFSAPTPLPADTHAAPPRSQQPEHSTLELGLSTEATASLQAFARQQQLTLNTLALAAWSFVLSHYSGEQDVVFGNTVAGRPAELPGSDTLVGIFINTLPTRIRLPSGSSSLRPWLQSLQAQQLELRQYEHSPLVQVQALSQVPRGASLFESLLVVENYPVDASLLDSSSSLQVKDVQGYERTNYPLTLSVLPGQALRLRAVYDSPRFESASIQRLLGHWRDALLSLSSASRLGDVSLLSDAERHQVLVEWNDTAAEFPADTCIHHLFEAQVRRTPDAPALGFEDSWLSYRQLDERANQLAWRLRSLGVGPEVRVGLAAERSLELVVGLFAILKAGGAYVPLDPSYPRERLEWMLEDSRPAVLLAQPTLLARLPEAPGAAMVPLALGDEALRGLPTHAPDVRVLPDSLAYVIFTSGSTGRPKGAMNAHRAVCNRLLWMQHAYGLGADDVVLQKTPYSFDVSVWEFFWPLMVGARLVVARPGGHQEPDYLVRLISEQRVTTTHFVPSMLQHFLEQQGLEQCSSLRRVVCSGEALSPELTQRCLQRLPSAQLHNLYGPTEAAVDVTSFHCLPQHGLRSIPIGRPISNTLIRLLDANLRPVPTGVPGELFIGGVQVGRGYLARPELTAERFIPDPFASEPGARLYRTGDKARWLADGNIEYLGRLDFQVKVRGLRIELGEIEAALELHPQVRQAVVVVREDSASGDKRLVAYVVAPSGTQAPDSSALRDALKQRLPEYMVPSAFVSMEALPLNSSGKLDRKALPAPDGALTASVEFVAPRTPTEQLLAFQWSLLLKATRVGARDNFFELGGHSLLATQVISRIRATFGVDLPISALFAAPTLEALAASIDTLAREGLGPKLPSLLPVERTGALPLSFAQQRLWFLDQFIPDSALYNMPAPLRLEGTLDTAALERSLTELVRRHEVLRTSFPSEAGQPLQVIASPSPLSLERVDLSALPAAEREDEARRLIEAECRKPFSLARGPLLRALLLKLADAEHVLLLNVHHIISDGWSLGVLVREVAALYEAFCQGQPSPLPELPVQYADFAAWQRQWLQGEALEAQFSYWRQQLAGSPQVLELPTDRPRPATQ